In Thunnus albacares chromosome 10, fThuAlb1.1, whole genome shotgun sequence, a single window of DNA contains:
- the LOC122991079 gene encoding sodium-dependent phosphate transport protein 2A-like gives MSSRSITIVSSGRSTGLDYNGLRMHGAQLSSQPKFLLEDDRESGIGSTLDLTSSFEGNHQHTNHHSNKPSLREADRHPKEKGASPQTSAESPNRIKQLIINLSKVPLLFILLFLFVCSLDTLSSAFQLAGGKVAGDIFQDNAVLSNPVAGLVVGILVTVLVQSSSTSTSIVVSLVASGLLEVRSAVPVIMGSNIGTSVTNTIVAMMQAAERTEFQRAFAGATIHDCFNWLSVLVLLPLEVVSGLMTRLSHLLVTSFSLQPGEEAPELLKVITEPVTKLIIQLDKCVITGIAMGNEDMRNRSLVKEWCQTDLVMSNGNGSTTPENCSPGHYHLHKCRHLFVSTQLSDLSVGLILLAGSLVVLCTCLLLLVKLLNSLLKGQVAKAIQRVINTDLPYPFGWLAGYMAMFVGAGVTFVVQSSSIFTSAMTPLVGIGVISLERAYPLTLGSNIGTTATALLAALASPGNKLAAAIQIALCHLFFNVFGILLWYPLPFTRLPIRMARVLGERTAKYRWFAVLYLLLCFLLLPSLVLGLSLAGWRVMAGVGAPFLGVTVFITMVNVMQARSPRHLPTKLQTWDFLPQWMRSLKPLDRLITKATVCCSFACKEGQGEEEEEDISTQMTSVDPKMESAQRKVELAYDNPVLEYVDERRPGVRVLKLKGLERCNSTPL, from the exons ATGTCATCTCGATCTATAACTATAGTGTCCTCTGGAAGGAGCACAGGACTTGACTACAATG GTTTGAGGATGCATGGTGCTCAGCTTTCCTCACAACCCAAATTCCTGCTGGAAGACGACAGGGAGTCCGGCATCGGCTCCACCCTTGACCTCACCAGCAGCTTTGAGGGCAACCACCAACATACCAATCACCACTCCAACAAACCTTCACTCAGGGAGGCAGACAGACACCCTAAAGAGAAAG GTGCCTCTCCACAGACCTCAGCAGAGAGTCCAAACaggatcaaacaactaattatCAATCTATCCAAGGTCCCTCTCCTCTTcattctcctcttcctctttgtttgCTCCTTGGACACTTTGAGCTCTGCCTTCCAGTTAGCAGGGG GTAAAGTAGCAGGGGACATCTTCCAGGACAATGCGGTGCTGTCTAACCCTGTGGCAGGGCTGGTAGTGGGGATCTTGGTTACTGTGCTGGTCCAGAGCtcatccacctccacctccatcgTCGTCAGTCTGGTGGCCTCCGGAT TGTTAGAAGTGAGGTCGGCTGTTCCAGTCATCATGGGATCCAATATTGGGACTTCAGTCACGAACACCATCGTCGCCATGATGCAAGCCGCAGAGAGGACCGAGTTTCAACG TGCCTTTGCCGGGGCAACAATCCACGATTGTTTCAACTGGCTGTCTGTCCTGGTTCTGCTGCCGCTGGAGGTGGTGAGCGGGCTCATGACCCGACTGTCACACCTGCTGGTCACCAGCTTCAGTCTCCAACCTGGGGAGGAGGCACCTGAGCTGCTCAAAGTCATCACTGAGCCAGTCACCAAGCTCATAATACAG CTCGACAAGTGTGTGATCACAGGCATCGCCATGGGAAATGAGGACATGAGGAACAGGAGCCTGGTGAAAGAATGGTGCCAGACTGACCTCGTTATG tccaATGGAAATGGAAGCACTACCCCTGAAAACTGTAGCCCCGGCCATTACCATTTACACAAAT GTAgacatttgtttgtgtctaccCAGCTGTCAGACCTCTCCGTGGGTCTGATTCTCCTGGCAGGCTCCCTGGTCGTCCTCTGCACCTGTCTGCTGCTTCTGGTCAAGCTGCTTAACTCTCTTCTCAAAGGCCAAGTAGCAAAGGCCATCCAGAGAGTCATCAACACAG ACCTGCCATATCCGTTTGGGTGGCTGGCAGGATACATGGCCATGTTTGTGGGTGCTGGTGTGACATTTGTGGTCCAGAGTAGCTCTATCTTTACTTCCGCCATGACTCCGCTGGTAG GTATTGGTGTGATCAGTCTGGAGCGGGCCTATCCTCTCACCCTTGGGTCCAACATCGGCACCACTGCCACAGCCCTGCTGGCAGCTCTAGCTAGTCCCGGGAACAAGCTGGCTGCTGCCATACAA ATCGCTCTCTGTCACCTCTTCTTTAACGTCTTTGGCATTCTGCTGTGGTATCCTCTTCCCTTCACACGTTTGCCAATAAGGATGGCTCGTGTCCTGGGGGAGCGCACCGCCAAGTACCGCTGGTTTGCAGTTCTGTATCTTCTACTTTGCTTCTTGCTCCTGCCCTCGTTGGTGCTGGGTCTCTCACTGGCCGGCTGGAGGGTGATGGCTGGGGTCGGGGCTCCTTTCCTAGGCGTGACTGTCTTCATCACCATGGTAAATGTAATGCAGGCTCGCAGCCCCCGTCACCTGCCCACCAAGCTCCAGACTTGGGATTTCCTCCCGCAGTGGATGCGCTCTCTCAAACCGCTTGATCGCCTGATCACCAAGGCAACTGTCTGCTGTAGCTTTGCATGCAAGGAGGGgcagggagaggaagaagaggaagacatATCGACACAGATGACCTCTGTTGACCCGAAGATGGAGTCAGCCCAGAGGAAGGTAGAGCTGGCATATGACAACCCAGTCCTGGAGTACGTGGATGAGCGCAGACCAGGTGTACGGGTGCTAAAATTAAAAGGGTTAGAGAGGTGCAACAGCACTCCGCTGTAG